TCCAGTGGTTGCTCGGCAGGTGCGTGGTGAAGTGCACCCACTCGTACGCCAGGTAGTAGCCGAGCGCCGTGGCGACGAAGATCCAGCCCGCGTTGGGGGAAATCAGCAGGAAGCAAAGCGCTCCGAGCGGGGCGGCGATGGCTCCCAGGAAGAAGAGGAGCAGCACCGGCGGGAAGAGCACCATCTTGAAGTCCCGGCTGGACTCGTACGCCATCGCCTCGTGGGTGAAGAAGCGGTGGTGCTGGACGGTGTGCCGCTCGAACATCAGGCCCAGGCCCCGGGTGCGGTGGTGCATGGGGCCCCGGTGCCCGAGGAACTCGACCACGTTCGCGAGCGCGATGACCGCAGGGACTCCGAGCAGCTCCCAGAGGCGGGGGGCCTCCAGCTGGCTCAGCACCAGGGCGATTCCCCCCAGGCAGACGAGGCTGGTGAAGGCGAAGTGGACCTGCCCCCGGTAGCCGGGCCCGATGGCCTGGGCCCGGTACTCCTCACGGTAGGCCAGGACCTTGCGGGGGACAGGGTGCGGTTCCATGCGTCAGGAGCGCTTCGTTCCCTTGCCGTCGGCGGGCTCTTCCTTCCGGCGCGCGAGCGACTTCTGCAGCTTCTTCATGCGGTCCAGGATGAGGGTGCGCTTCAGGCTGGAGAGGTGGTCCACGAAGACGTGGCCGTCCAGGTGGTCGATTTCGTGCTGGAGCACGTGCGCGAGCCGGCCGTCCGCCTCCAGTTCGTGCCACTGGGCCGTCTTGTCCTGGTAGCGGACCTTCACGCGCTCGACGCGGGAGCACTTCTCCCAGACGTCCGGCACGGAGAGGCAGCCCTCCTCCAGCTTCACGCTCCCCTCCTTCGAGAGTATCTGGGGGTTCACGATTTCGAACTGGGTGCCGTCCTCGCGGCCGACGATGGCCACTCGCAGGGGGACTCCCACCTGGTTGGCCGCGATGCCGATGCCCTTGGCTTCCGCCATGGCCTCCGCCATCTCCTGGAGGAGCGTTTCGAGCGCCGGGCCGAAGTCGGTGACGGGCTGGGTAGACGTGGTGAGAACCTTGTGGGGCCAGATGACGATGTCGCGAGCCATGCGGCGGACTCTGCCATGCGGCCCCTTCCATTGCTCGGCAGTTCCGCTAGACCGGCGGCATGCACCCGAACGCCCAGCTCATCACCGACTTCTATTCGGCCTTCCAGCGGCGCGACGCGGACGGCATGGCCGCCTGCTACCACCCGGACGTGGAGTTCAACGACGCCGTGTTCCAGGGCCTGCGCTACGCGGGGGCCACCTCCATGTGGCGCATGCTGCTGGAGCGCGGCAAGGACCTGGAGCTCGTTTTCAGTCAGGTCCAGGCCGATGACCGCACCGGCAGCGCCCACTGGGATGCGACCTACACCTTCAGCCAGACGGGCCGGAAGGTGCTCAACCGCATCGACGCGACCTTCGAGTTCGCTGACGGGAAGATCATCCGCCACACCGACCGGTTCCCCTTCTGGACCTGGTCGCGGCAGGCGCTGGGGCCGGTGGGATGGGCGCTCGGGTGGACGCCGCTCTTGCACAACAGGGTGCGCGCCCAGGGCGCCGCGGGCCTGCGCAAGTACATGAAGGAGCGCGGCATTCAGGGGCCCTGAGTTACTCCCTCACGTCGAGCGTCTTCAGCGTCACGGGCTCCTTGGGGACCCGGCGTGAGAGGGTCGCCTCGCAGCGCACCTGGCCCATCCAGTCCGTGTAGCGCAGCGACGCGTTGCCGTCCGCGTGCAGCCACAGCGACGCGTGACCGTGGTTGCCCCGGTCCTGGCGCACGCCCGTCCATTCCGGGAAGCGCGGCCGGGATTCGAAGAAGCGAACCGGTGCCACCGGGTACTCCGGGGCATCCCTGCGCTCGGAGGGAAAGCCTCCGTGGCCCAGGCTCGCGCCGACGAAGGGGAGGCCCGGGGCGCGGTCGTAGAGCGCTCCGGCCTGGGCGCCTCCCCAGCACCAGAGGTCCACCCACTCGCGCTCCACGACCAGGGTGCGCAGGTCCTCCGTCACCAGCGGGGCGAGCTGCTCCGCGCCCGGGCCGTAGGGCGCGGCGTGGGTCAGCAGGATGTTCATCGCTCCCCGCCGGCGTCCCTCCGACAGGCGTTGCTCCAACCATTGCAGCAGCGCGGGCTCGCGGTGACGGCCCGCTTCGAACCACGCGGTGTCCAGACCGATGAGCTGGAAACGCTCCGCGGCGAGGCTGAAGTAGCTGCCCTCCTGCGGGTGACGGGAGCTCGCGCCCCGCCGCTCGTCCAGGTAGCGGAAGTAGGCCCCCGATCCCGAGCGCATCTCCGGCGGCGCGTTCAACGTCAGCAGCGCCGTCGTCCCGAGCAGTGGCTCCAGCGGCTCCGCCAGGTGCGCGTCGAATTCGCCCTGGCGGCCCGAGTAGAAGACACCACCCAGGTGCACCGCGCAGTCCAGGCGCTCGCCGCGCATCACCAGCTGCCGGGCGATGTACCGGGAGGAGTATTCGCCCGTGCCGAAGTCTCCGAAGAGCGCCACCTCCACCGGGCGGCCGGGCTCCGGCTCTCGCAATGGGTAGACGAAGCGACTCTTCGCCCCGAAGTGCCAGCGGAATGGGGCCTGCCGCGCCGCCGCGCCCTGCTCCAGCCACACGGGGCCGCTGAACAACAGCCAGCCTCGCAGGTCCGCTTGCGGCTCGAAGCGCGTGCGCGTGGGGTCGATGGGGATCTCCTCCGTCCTCAGCGGGAAGGTGAAATCCGCGGGCAGACCTCCCGTCCCCTGACGGGCGTGGCGCTCCGTCGCGTCCAACTGCTCCTGGAGCTGGCCGGGGTCCGTGAAGAGCAGCTCAAGCTCTCGCAGCGCTTCCACGAACGCGCCCACCGTGACCCTCGCGCCCAGGCCACTCTCCGTCCAGCGCAGCACGTCCTCCGGCTCCCGCAGGAAGGCGGTCTTGAGCGCCTCCAGCTCCTCCGGGCCGAGGAGGGGCAGGTCCGTGTCCTCCGGCGGCGGTGCTCCCGCCGGCACGGCCCTTCCGCTCGCGGGCGGGCAATAGCCCAGCGATTCGTAGAGCGGATTCCACCTGCTTTCCATGCGTCGTCCCCCTGGTGATGGCGTCGGATGCCCAGGGACGTATTCTCCCAGGCATCCCCGACATTCCTGCTCATCCTGGGGTGACGCTCAGGGCGCGGCGGCGCCCGTGCCTTCCTTCCGGAAGGTGTAGAGCGTGTAGTACGAGCCCGTGGCGAAGCCGGGCAGCTTGAGCGGGTTGAACACGCTCAGGTTCGTCATCACGCCGCCCACGAAGCCCGGCGGGACTTCCACCAGCTTGAGCGCCCCCCCCGCGAGCACCACGCCCGCCTGGGGCTGGTCGTTGCTCACGAGCACGCACTCGCCCTGCGCGGTGAAGGCTCCCACCGGAAGGAGGAAGCGTGCGTAGAACGGGACCTGCGTGCCTGGCGTGAAGGCCCGGTCCGTCAGCCGGAAGCAGGCCGTGGCCGAGCCCACCCTTTCGTAGCCGCCGTCGCCCGCGGGCACATACAGGCCCGCGCCCAGCTTCACGGTGGGCGTGAAGGGCGCCGCCGCGCACACCGCGTCATCCGGTGGCGTCGCGGCGTCCTCCTGCGAGCGAAAGGCATACACCCACTCGTCGCCGGACTGCAGCCGCACCGGGGCCCCCGCCTGTCCTTGAGTCATGTTCAAACCCATCCTTCTTCGAGGACAGCGAGGACCGCTGGGTTCGTGCTCCGGTCACTGCCAGGACAGCGCGTACTCCGTGTCCACCGGACCCGTCTGCCGGCCCTTCACCTGGACGCCTCGGGCACCGAGCGCCTCGATGACGCCCTGGAGCACGCCTTCGTGGTACGCGGGCGGCATGAAGTCCCGCTTCATCATGAGCTTGCCCGCGCGGTCGCTGGACCACTCCACGCTGCGCTCGCCGTAGCTCACCGCCGCGCGGTAGCCCGTGGGCAGGTTCGTCACCAGCCGCCTGGGGCTGTCGCCCGCGAGCAGCAGCAGCGTCTTGCCCGCCGCCGACGACAGGAAGTCCGTGGTCGCCTGCGTGCCCATCTTGCGCAACATCGCGTCGAAGCCGCCCAGCTGCGGGCCCATCAACTGCGCTCCCGTGAAGGACAACTTCAGGAAGCCCGCCACCGGGTAGTTGAAGAAGTCGACGAACTTCTTCTCCTGCACCACCGCCAGGCACTTCTCCACCGCGGCATCGCCGCCCAGGATGCGCACCGCGTTCAACGCGCCGTTGAAGAACATTCCTCGGGCCGTGTCGTCGGGGGTCGCCAGGGCCAAACGCTTCTCGAGATCCTGGGCAATGGCTGGCTCCAGGACCGTGACTTCCTTGCGCTGCTCACTCATAGAGGGGGGAATCTCCGGGGGGGAGGAGATGAACACGCGTGCGCGCTACAGCCGCACGAGCTGGGCCCCATAATGGACGTTGGCTCCGACAGCCGCCACCACCACCAGGTCCCCACTGCCGAGTGCAACACGACCCTGCTCCAGGTCGTCCGCCAGAAGAATCAACATCCCGGCCGCGGACGTATTGCCAATGCGATCCACGTTGCAGGCCACCGACTCCTTGGGCAGACCCGCCCGGGTCACGAACGAGTCCATCACCCGCTTGTTGGGCTGGTGGAAGTAGTAGCGCTTCACCTGTTCACGCAGCGTGGGGGTGAGCACCGCGTCCAGGCACTTCTGCATGTACTCCGGGTAGCTGCGCGCGACCTTGAAGCCGTCCACCACGAAGGCCATGTCGGACGGGCGCGTGCGGCCCGGCTGGTAGGGCAGCTTCAGCATGCCGCCGCCACGGCGCGTCACCAGCTCCGCGTATGCGTTGCCGGAGAACGAGGAGAGGATGCCCGGACCGTCCTCGTCACCCTCCTGCTTGCGCAGCACCACCGCGCCCGCGCCGTCACCGAAGACATACATGGACAGGTAGGCGTTGAGCGCCTTGGGGCGGCCCGGCGTGGGCGGCAACTCGTCCGTGTAGACCTCCCGGTTGAGCAGCGGCGACGTGAACGCCGAGGCCACCACCGCCACCGTGCGGAAGCGGCCGCCGTCCATCATCTTGCGCACCAGGTCCAGCACGTAGGGCGTGCCGCCGCAGCCGTCATCCACCACCAGCGCGAAGGCGTCCTCGCGCAGGCCCAGCCGCTCGTGCAACGCCATGGCGTCGTGGTTGAAGTGCGGCGCGTCCGGGGTGCACGTCACCACGAAGAGCGCGTCCAGCTCCTTCGGATCCACGCCGCCGCGGGACAGGGCCTGGCGCAGCGACACCTCACACATGTCCGTGTTGGTCGCCGGATAGAAGCGCCCCAGCACGTCGTCCGGCGGGGGGATGGCGCGGCCCGTCTCGTCGTCGAAGTCCCAGAGGAAGCGGCGCTCCTTGATGCCAATCTTCTCTTCGATGCGGGCGGCCGACCAACCGGGGATGGCTTTCGCGATCCGCTCGTTGGAGATGGTCCGTGCTGGGACGAACGAACCCGCGCCCACCACACACACCCGTTCGGTCATTACCATGGCCTCGCGATTTCACAGCCTCGCCGGACGGGATGGATTCCCTGGCACGCGTGCATAGAGCACGTTCCAGGCCACTTCCTAAGCCCTTGGAAAGACGGAGTTCCTGTTTCTGGACGCGTCATTCGTGAAGTACAGGCCAGGACAGAACAGCCCAGGAGGCCTGTGAAATCCGCAGGATGCGGAATGTTTCAGAAGTGAAGCCATCGACGTGGAATGAATCACACGCGACGTGTCAATTCACTGTCAGTGGACGCCCGAGAGACTCACGGTGTCTGCCATTGGCTTGACACTGTCAATGGCCCTCCCGTCGGGAAGGGTCCGCCGCCCCCTGCCGGGCGGGCGGTGGACTGACGACAAGCCCGCCGCGCCTCCCCCCCCATTGCCAGCAGGTCGCACCGGGCCCGGCTGCACTACGCAGGGCACGAAAAGTCGGATCTCCCGCGAACCGCACCTTGTCCCTCTTCGAATATTGCGCGGGGCGGGTCCGATTGGATCGTCCCCCTTTAGAAGGGGATGTTGTCGTCGTCGCCGGGGGGCGGGATTTCGCCGTCGTCCGGCGGGTTGCCGTAGCCGTAGCCACCGCCCCGGCCTCCAGCGCCACCGCGCGCGGGAGGCTCGCCACCGCCGCCGCCCTCACCGCGCTGCCGGGCGATCTCCGTCTCGATGGAGGCCAGGAGCTGGCGCTCCTTGTCGTGCCAGCGCGACTTGCTGGGGTCCGACAGGGAGCGGCGCGCGCCGTTGGCGTAGAACTCCAGGTCCTGGAGGCTGGCGCCGTAGACGGGGGCGCCCTTGCTGCGGCCGTAGTTGGGCAGGAGCGTGCCGTCGCCACCACCACCGCCGCCACCGGACGGGGCGCCCGAGGCCGCGGGACGGCGATACGCCGGGGCCGACGCCGCGACGGGCGTGGCGCTCATGGACAGTTCGCCCAGTTGCAGCGTGAAGCCTTCACCGTTCTTGTACGCCGTGCCCACCCGGACCTGCTCCACCGAACCGTCGGGACGGCGGACCGCGACGGTGACTGGATATTGCTCGCTCATGGGGCCGGGATTCACACCGCCACGGCCCGCATGTCAATCGAAGGAAGCAACCCGTGTCGGTCCCGAGGCACGCACGGCGGGCCGCTCGGGGCGACCCGTCACGCGGGGAGGAGCACGGACGACGTCCTCCGTCAGGTCAGCGACACCATGCCGCCGCTGGAGCCCTTCTTGCGCAGCCACGCCTTGGGCTTGGGCGGCACCGCGGGCGCGGCCGGCTTCGCCGCTTCCTTCAGCGCCTGGCTGCCCGCGCGACCCCTCGGCAGCGTGAGGTCCGGGACCGACTGCGGCTTCGCGCCATCCACCCACGCGTCCGGGCGGCGGCCCGTGCGGATGAGCAGGCGCAGCTTCTGGTAGTGCGCCGAGCAGTAGCCCTTGGAGCGGCTCTGGCGCTT
This DNA window, taken from Corallococcus exiguus, encodes the following:
- a CDS encoding nuclear transport factor 2 family protein, whose translation is MHPNAQLITDFYSAFQRRDADGMAACYHPDVEFNDAVFQGLRYAGATSMWRMLLERGKDLELVFSQVQADDRTGSAHWDATYTFSQTGRKVLNRIDATFEFADGKIIRHTDRFPFWTWSRQALGPVGWALGWTPLLHNRVRAQGAAGLRKYMKERGIQGP
- a CDS encoding sterol desaturase family protein; this translates as MEPHPVPRKVLAYREEYRAQAIGPGYRGQVHFAFTSLVCLGGIALVLSQLEAPRLWELLGVPAVIALANVVEFLGHRGPMHHRTRGLGLMFERHTVQHHRFFTHEAMAYESSRDFKMVLFPPVLLLFFLGAIAAPLGALCFLLISPNAGWIFVATALGYYLAYEWVHFTTHLPSNHWSARLPGISFLRRHHQVHHDPSRMGRHNFNITFPLADGLFGTRWRAPLDEEQAARRGK
- the def gene encoding peptide deformylase — translated: MARDIVIWPHKVLTTSTQPVTDFGPALETLLQEMAEAMAEAKGIGIAANQVGVPLRVAIVGREDGTQFEIVNPQILSKEGSVKLEEGCLSVPDVWEKCSRVERVKVRYQDKTAQWHELEADGRLAHVLQHEIDHLDGHVFVDHLSSLKRTLILDRMKKLQKSLARRKEEPADGKGTKRS
- a CDS encoding DUF2378 family protein; amino-acid sequence: MSEQRKEVTVLEPAIAQDLEKRLALATPDDTARGMFFNGALNAVRILGGDAAVEKCLAVVQEKKFVDFFNYPVAGFLKLSFTGAQLMGPQLGGFDAMLRKMGTQATTDFLSSAAGKTLLLLAGDSPRRLVTNLPTGYRAAVSYGERSVEWSSDRAGKLMMKRDFMPPAYHEGVLQGVIEALGARGVQVKGRQTGPVDTEYALSWQ
- a CDS encoding 3-oxoacyl-ACP synthase III family protein, which encodes MTERVCVVGAGSFVPARTISNERIAKAIPGWSAARIEEKIGIKERRFLWDFDDETGRAIPPPDDVLGRFYPATNTDMCEVSLRQALSRGGVDPKELDALFVVTCTPDAPHFNHDAMALHERLGLREDAFALVVDDGCGGTPYVLDLVRKMMDGGRFRTVAVVASAFTSPLLNREVYTDELPPTPGRPKALNAYLSMYVFGDGAGAVVLRKQEGDEDGPGILSSFSGNAYAELVTRRGGGMLKLPYQPGRTRPSDMAFVVDGFKVARSYPEYMQKCLDAVLTPTLREQVKRYYFHQPNKRVMDSFVTRAGLPKESVACNVDRIGNTSAAGMLILLADDLEQGRVALGSGDLVVVAAVGANVHYGAQLVRL